The following are encoded in a window of Congzhengia minquanensis genomic DNA:
- a CDS encoding type IV secretory system conjugative DNA transfer family protein, which produces MTTKEFVWREVSLQRPYEMETLWDILTHIAALTSRGPVVWEARCKAGRMRYLVGTPKWSVGRVQEVFKAHANVQFTEGVRREPVTEARRVKISKPVLSLNTEVSAAMIRAALAAMTGAKSGAECVVQIVLGAAFAPSTTPKNLPDPNATWLQAMLGSVHNASPEQRKAIREKAEQYTYDAVIRTGISGDHASTRLHNIISALRTLESAGVHIHTDKEQPEHLDTASLPWRMPLRLSVKELACFLLLPAGEEELPGTPGLHPKLLLPPKWYREPRYASENRCFATSLDTEPRPLSIAPKDALEHTVLLGPTGSGKSTAMQHLILSDIRAGRSVLVLDPKADLVTDLLERIPEERKDDVVVIDPSDPAPVGFNPLMYNKDPSLTADAILAVFQELFAQNWGIRSADVLGGALLTLARIKGSNLLWLPQLLTDESFRRNIVSHVKDPIALEPFWRHYDAMKDTERRTEIAPVLNKLRQITYRPGLRNVLGQSEPKFSLADLFLKRRIVLVPLNRGLIGAESARLLGSLIVGLTWTLALSRANVAPEKRHMVSVYVDELQDYLSLPTSFSDALAQARGLGVAYTVAHQYRGQLPPDIKAGIDANCRNKIIFGLNSDDAKDMAAQAPELLPLDFMTLPRYQIYTSFQSGGRNTGWISGQTMPPAPPIRMAAEIKAESMRRYGVPAEETEAALIRLMTRPEPEPDPAVTDAPIGRRKKP; this is translated from the coding sequence ATGACTACTAAGGAGTTCGTCTGGCGGGAGGTCTCCCTCCAGCGTCCCTATGAGATGGAGACGCTGTGGGATATCCTCACCCACATCGCCGCGCTCACTTCCCGTGGGCCGGTGGTGTGGGAGGCCCGGTGCAAGGCTGGCCGGATGCGGTATCTTGTCGGGACACCCAAGTGGTCTGTAGGCCGGGTGCAAGAGGTGTTCAAGGCCCATGCCAACGTCCAGTTCACTGAGGGCGTCCGGCGGGAGCCAGTCACGGAGGCGCGGAGGGTGAAAATCTCCAAGCCGGTGCTCTCCCTCAATACCGAGGTGTCCGCCGCTATGATCCGAGCCGCCCTCGCCGCCATGACGGGCGCGAAATCCGGTGCGGAATGTGTAGTCCAAATCGTGCTGGGGGCAGCTTTTGCTCCCAGCACCACCCCTAAAAATCTGCCAGACCCCAACGCCACCTGGCTCCAGGCGATGCTCGGCAGCGTCCACAACGCCTCGCCGGAGCAGAGGAAGGCTATCCGCGAGAAGGCAGAGCAATACACCTATGACGCTGTTATCCGCACCGGCATCTCCGGCGACCACGCCAGCACCCGGCTGCACAACATTATCTCCGCACTCCGCACATTGGAGTCCGCCGGGGTACATATCCACACGGACAAGGAACAACCGGAGCATCTGGATACCGCTTCTCTGCCGTGGCGGATGCCGCTGAGATTGTCCGTAAAAGAACTGGCCTGTTTCCTGCTGCTCCCCGCTGGGGAAGAAGAGCTGCCGGGAACGCCGGGGCTGCACCCCAAGCTGCTCCTGCCGCCCAAGTGGTACAGGGAGCCGAGGTATGCGTCAGAAAATCGGTGTTTTGCCACTTCGCTGGACACCGAACCGAGACCGCTCAGTATCGCCCCTAAAGACGCCCTGGAGCACACCGTCTTGCTCGGCCCTACCGGCAGCGGCAAAAGCACCGCCATGCAGCATTTGATTTTATCGGACATCCGCGCCGGACGCAGCGTCCTCGTCCTTGACCCCAAGGCCGACCTCGTGACAGACCTGCTGGAGCGCATCCCGGAGGAGCGGAAAGACGATGTGGTTGTTATCGACCCCTCCGATCCTGCCCCGGTAGGCTTCAACCCCCTGATGTACAACAAAGACCCATCCCTCACGGCGGACGCCATCCTCGCGGTGTTCCAGGAGTTGTTCGCCCAGAATTGGGGAATCCGCTCCGCCGATGTGCTGGGCGGCGCGCTGCTGACGCTGGCGCGCATCAAAGGCTCCAATCTCTTGTGGCTGCCCCAACTGCTCACCGATGAGAGCTTCCGGCGAAACATTGTCAGCCATGTAAAAGACCCCATCGCTCTCGAGCCGTTTTGGCGGCACTACGACGCGATGAAGGACACCGAGCGCCGCACGGAGATCGCGCCGGTATTGAACAAGCTGCGGCAGATCACCTACCGGCCGGGCCTCCGCAACGTCCTCGGCCAGTCTGAACCAAAGTTTTCTCTGGCGGATTTGTTTCTGAAGCGGCGGATCGTTTTAGTCCCCCTGAACCGGGGCTTGATCGGGGCGGAGTCGGCGCGACTGCTCGGCAGCCTTATCGTGGGCCTGACCTGGACGCTCGCGCTCTCACGGGCCAACGTCGCGCCGGAGAAGCGGCATATGGTCTCGGTCTATGTGGACGAGCTGCAGGACTACCTGTCTCTGCCTACCTCTTTCTCAGACGCGCTGGCACAGGCCAGAGGGCTGGGCGTAGCCTACACCGTGGCGCACCAGTACCGGGGTCAACTCCCGCCGGATATCAAGGCCGGGATCGACGCCAACTGCCGGAACAAGATCATCTTCGGTTTGAACAGCGATGACGCCAAGGATATGGCGGCACAGGCCCCGGAGCTGCTCCCGCTGGACTTTATGACCTTACCCCGCTACCAAATCTACACCAGCTTCCAATCCGGCGGCAGAAACACCGGCTGGATCAGCGGGCAGACCATGCCGCCCGCCCCGCCCATCCGGATGGCGGCGGAGATCAAAGCGGAGAGCATGAGGCGCTACGGTGTTCCCGCCGAGGAGACCGAGGCGGCCCTTATCCGCCTGATGACCCGCCCCGAGCCGGAACCGGACCCGGCGGTAACAGACGCCCCTATCGGGCGCAGGAAGAAACCTTAA
- a CDS encoding MT-A70 family methyltransferase, with protein sequence MEKHKIEKTAPAVCRVPENIPEIPKFRCIVADPPWCKNQSSAGGYGGALGHYDLMPLNRIKNMPVADLADENAHLYLWVTNSNIDEGLEVIKAWGFRYITMFHWIKPKLGVGNYLRNASETCLFAVRGKLPPKCRTQINWLIGYPTAHSEKPREFTSVVERTSPGPYLEVFCRKRPASSGKWYCWGNETEGGADIFIPGYPVPKYSFEHSDKAADQPVGKPDERKEEV encoded by the coding sequence ATGGAGAAACACAAGATTGAGAAAACGGCCCCGGCGGTTTGCCGGGTGCCGGAAAATATCCCGGAGATTCCGAAGTTCCGGTGCATCGTTGCCGATCCGCCGTGGTGTAAGAACCAAAGCTCGGCAGGCGGTTACGGCGGCGCACTTGGCCATTACGATCTGATGCCCCTGAATCGTATCAAAAATATGCCGGTGGCAGACCTCGCGGATGAGAACGCCCACCTCTACCTGTGGGTGACCAACTCCAATATTGATGAAGGTCTGGAGGTCATCAAAGCTTGGGGGTTCCGCTATATCACCATGTTTCACTGGATCAAGCCCAAGCTGGGCGTTGGGAACTACCTGAGAAACGCCAGCGAGACATGTCTGTTCGCCGTTCGGGGCAAATTGCCGCCAAAGTGCCGGACGCAGATCAACTGGCTCATCGGCTATCCAACGGCCCATTCTGAGAAACCGAGAGAATTTACCAGTGTCGTAGAGCGCACTTCGCCTGGACCGTACCTTGAGGTATTCTGTCGCAAACGCCCCGCCAGTAGTGGAAAGTGGTACTGCTGGGGTAACGAGACTGAGGGCGGCGCGGACATTTTCATTCCCGGCTACCCTGTTCCCAAATACTCGTTTGAACATAGCGATAAAGCCGCAGATCAGCCTGTCGGCAAACCAGATGAGCGCAAGGAGGAGGTGTGA
- a CDS encoding tetratricopeptide repeat protein: MPLSVDQIAAKANDIATSTLVPMRQQKNYAVALLELVNRRISPDDAAAVFIHLTISALGRKDKSDIVLASWGLIRGYESKDLIVKERRLKYIEDSGYKSSTDNLAKEEIKYYRTVAQFAIRLAENEKDWQAFVKEAVDKYSGDNLPVLHFLEVESDRAANITKRPENIEAEKSAQKAEYTKGQNQNMQEDESPQEPEGLSLLNADSATPVPKLKPKKRKKESKLERVQRRCAKSKLRGPYTKGEKIGIALGLIVVLVFLIIFSIESQKTIDSITAGFLSQNDAVLDVEDDLLVQFRHDIISQVREDTDMTKLEEQANAGDLEARYLLGCAYSSKYRDDEAEKQFLLAAEGGYAPAQAALSYLYICGYVVPKDKTDGYDYATKAAEQGNDTGQYLLGHCYQHGIGTNIDYKAAAQWYQLAAEQDNVLGKRGLGTLYLAGEGVPQDYKVAALLFESAYTDGDIFSAYLIGRMYEKGMWFDKNIKTALEWYLRAAEGGVAHAWTVRGYYFHTGEGVDQDYDEAFRCYTNAAKQGDSDGQAFLGLMYLNGTGVEQNSEVGLDWMSKSAEQGNKEAIQFLEEMLQKLPIE; this comes from the coding sequence ATGCCGCTTTCAGTAGATCAAATAGCAGCGAAAGCAAACGATATAGCGACGTCAACACTTGTGCCGATGCGGCAGCAAAAGAATTATGCGGTTGCTCTCTTAGAACTTGTCAATAGAAGGATTTCTCCTGATGATGCAGCGGCTGTTTTTATCCATCTTACAATATCTGCTTTGGGACGCAAAGACAAATCGGATATTGTTCTCGCCTCCTGGGGACTAATCCGCGGATACGAGTCAAAGGATTTGATTGTAAAAGAGCGGAGACTAAAATATATAGAAGATTCGGGGTATAAAAGCTCAACCGATAATCTTGCAAAAGAAGAAATAAAATATTATAGGACAGTAGCACAATTTGCAATCAGATTAGCAGAAAACGAAAAAGATTGGCAGGCATTTGTGAAGGAGGCCGTGGACAAGTATTCTGGTGACAACCTTCCTGTGTTACATTTTTTAGAAGTGGAGTCAGATAGGGCTGCAAATATCACCAAGCGACCTGAGAATATTGAGGCAGAAAAATCTGCACAGAAAGCTGAATATACAAAAGGCCAGAATCAGAATATGCAAGAAGATGAATCGCCTCAAGAACCAGAGGGCCTATCACTCCTTAACGCTGACTCAGCTACTCCTGTTCCTAAACTTAAGCCTAAAAAACGCAAAAAAGAGAGCAAATTAGAAAGGGTTCAGAGACGGTGCGCAAAGAGCAAGCTGCGTGGGCCCTATACAAAAGGTGAAAAAATAGGTATTGCCTTGGGATTAATAGTTGTGCTCGTTTTTCTGATTATTTTTTCTATAGAAAGCCAAAAAACGATTGATTCAATTACGGCTGGATTTTTAAGTCAAAACGACGCTGTCCTTGATGTCGAAGATGATTTGTTGGTGCAATTTAGGCACGACATTATTTCGCAAGTACGAGAGGATACAGATATGACCAAGTTGGAGGAACAGGCAAATGCTGGAGATTTAGAAGCACGATACCTGTTGGGGTGTGCTTACTCCTCAAAATACCGTGACGATGAGGCCGAAAAGCAATTTCTTCTTGCTGCCGAAGGTGGATACGCTCCAGCGCAGGCTGCGTTGAGCTATCTGTACATATGTGGATATGTCGTCCCGAAGGATAAAACAGATGGATATGATTATGCAACAAAAGCTGCGGAACAAGGAAATGATACGGGACAGTATCTTTTGGGCCACTGTTATCAACATGGAATAGGAACAAATATTGATTATAAAGCTGCTGCCCAGTGGTATCAATTGGCAGCAGAACAGGATAACGTCCTGGGTAAAAGAGGTCTTGGCACCCTATATCTTGCTGGTGAAGGTGTCCCGCAAGATTACAAGGTGGCGGCTCTACTATTTGAGTCGGCATATACGGATGGTGACATTTTTTCGGCATATCTTATTGGACGTATGTATGAAAAAGGGATGTGGTTCGACAAAAATATAAAAACTGCACTTGAGTGGTATTTAAGAGCTGCCGAAGGTGGAGTTGCACATGCGTGGACTGTTCGAGGCTATTATTTCCATACGGGAGAGGGCGTTGATCAGGACTATGATGAAGCCTTCCGTTGCTATACAAATGCAGCTAAACAGGGGGATTCTGACGGGCAGGCTTTTTTAGGACTAATGTACCTAAATGGAACAGGGGTTGAGCAGAATTCCGAAGTTGGCCTTGATTGGATGTCAAAAAGCGCAGAGCAAGGCAATAAGGAGGCAATTCAATTTCTTGAAGAAATGCTGCAAAAATTGCCTATCGAATAA
- a CDS encoding HTH domain-containing protein → MMGIEKHSRKNPHNRRYEHSERAMQSAILKLLKRHRGRITARQVAKAAGLSRQTIYNHHSNINQAIINSEEALVEEFSSGLDDQLRLLSRTTASPNGRIFYAILIFMTRHKEIFCPICADRNNQELLYKIMEVAYPRLEITWLPVGLPAPEAGSERVEAYIHKCVGIIRRWGEDTHCDVRRGGRCVDSLLRTTEDLARSRSI, encoded by the coding sequence ATGATGGGCATCGAAAAACATAGTCGCAAAAATCCGCACAACCGCCGGTATGAACACAGCGAACGTGCGATGCAAAGCGCAATTCTGAAGCTGCTGAAACGGCATCGCGGGCGGATCACGGCGCGGCAGGTGGCGAAAGCGGCGGGGCTGTCCCGACAAACAATCTATAACCACCATTCCAACATCAACCAGGCAATCATCAACAGTGAGGAGGCGCTGGTAGAGGAGTTTTCATCCGGGCTGGATGACCAGCTCCGGCTCCTCTCCCGCACCACGGCCAGTCCCAATGGCCGTATTTTTTATGCGATTCTCATCTTTATGACCCGGCATAAGGAAATCTTCTGCCCAATCTGTGCAGACCGCAACAACCAGGAGTTGCTCTACAAAATTATGGAGGTCGCGTATCCAAGGCTGGAAATCACATGGCTGCCTGTTGGTCTGCCAGCGCCGGAGGCGGGCAGTGAGCGGGTCGAGGCGTATATCCATAAATGTGTCGGGATTATCCGCAGGTGGGGCGAGGATACGCACTGCGATGTTAGGCGGGGAGGCCGATGCGTTGACAGCCTGCTCCGCACTACCGAAGATTTAGCGCGGAGCAGGTCAATATAG